In Primulina huaijiensis isolate GDHJ02 chromosome 4, ASM1229523v2, whole genome shotgun sequence, the DNA window tcagGAACCTTGTGTATATAATAAGGTTAGAGGGaatgcagtgacattcctagtactttatgttgatgacatactgctaaaatgatgtagggatgttgtaatcaactaaaatttggTTAGCTGGTAAATTTTctatgaaggatatgggtgaaATATCATATGTATTAGAAATACAGATCTATAGTGATAGATCAAAGAGAATGTTAGGGCTCACCCAATCAAATTATATCAATACCATACtgaggagattctctatggTGGAATCCAAGATAGGATATCTCTCAATGTATCATGGTGTGATTCTATCTTATTATATGTTCCCTTAGACTGGTGAGGAGATATGAATCATAATTCGCATTCGACATGCATCTATCATTGCCAGCTTATGCACTGAGTGTTTCAAGCAGATATCAGTCGAATCTATGTTCCTTGTATTGAAAAATCGTGAAGGATATTCTTGAGTACTTAAGAAAAACTAAGAATGTGTTCATGGTTTACGGGAGTGGAGAATTAAATTTGAAAGGCTATATTGATTCTATCTTCCAATCAAATTTCATCAGCTACATCAAATGAGGTTGTTCGAATGAgagttttttttaagatttggGTATCGTTCCTCAAGGAGTTGATCAAGTCCCAGTATACTGCGACAACACCGGTTTCGTTGCTTAAGCAAAAGAACCGAGGCCTCATCggcgatccaaacatatactgagcaAGTACCACCTAATCCGATACATTGTGGGAAGATGACACATATCAGTACAAAGAGTCGTCTCTGTAGATAACATTGTTGATCTACTGACAAAACTCATGCCATGACcgttgtttgagaagcatcgtgaaGCAATGAATTTGAgatctatgggtagttggctatatggcaagtgagagattgttagaatAGGTGCCCGCGAGCCAGCTTGTGGCTTAGactttattgacttttatgtaaaaacaatctttattttattattattatatatttttatccaattatgacatttaatttatttgtatgcACATGAAAGCTGCAGAGATAAAGTCATTGAATATACAATATGTATAATGAGGTTTGCatctcaacgtaagatcatgaaactcattagaaaaCGTACTGTATAGTATAAATTGGTTCATAGTCTATTCAACTGtctaaaataatgataaaagtcgcttgagcttaagactagcatctgtgatacAAACGCCATGTTTAATTGTTAAGGGTATGGAGATATCAATTCATACAGATGAATGATCATTTGacgatgcactgaacaacctctTCGGACTTTTCAAGTAGTTATTAATTTGTCGAGTCAAATAGTTTGATGTTATGGTTGgacatcattagtcctttgacccacGATCATGTGGAGGCTCAAATTACTAAcatgcactttgatctgttTATTGACTCCGTTGAGGTTCCACAGGTGACGAGGTTGGATATAATTTCGAAATACGTAAGGGTCAATGAATTGTAGTCAGAGATTCACCGCTCATCTACAGGTGAAGAAATCTTATGTGATTttatgagttaatagtgcaaaaaATCTCTGACCAGAGTAAGATATGTATATTTTAGAAATGTGTTTACTCAATTACACATATCATTTTACTTTTATTACTTaaagatatatcacatcgttatcgaattcatttgcgactcttgatataccaatgattgcatatgcgatcgggatatatgattTGAAATAACCATACTATACGCTAGTCATAACTTaatgttcttgcaggcactaccAGTGATATCTAAGTGATCATGAGGTAATGCTATTAGATGATattaccatgatctgatgggtaaaatcagacttgagttctgatatTGTTGGTCAATGAGTTGATGAAAATAATGGATATAATAAGAGTGAGCACGAATAAGAACAAATGTTGTTCTGAATtacatgaagttgtgaacccacggataacagtatccctgaaccattgaggatcacacaagtattggattTTGTGTTCTCGTTcagatagtcaaattcaaatagttgaatttTGCGACTTTAGTTTGATTAAGATCAAACAAattgcttataaaagagtttataagttgattatATAAATTGGAAGTTGTGGAATTTATCTTAATGCTAATTAAGACAAAAAGTGAAACTATTTGTTTTAATAAACAAGTTCACAAAACTTACCGTTGTCAAAAATAAATcaatggaaaattttcatttatcattaTACGGACGAGATTTGTACTCTCGTTACATCGCCTATGTTTGATCATTGATCGATGTTATAATgatttcacaattatttatttagtaaatttagaatatactaattaaataatNATATTAAGCATTatcaaaataagataaaaatttaattaagtctagtgttttcaagaatagaaaataacatatgagaattttaaataatgaaaatattaaattctgATAAGGTTAGAATTTAGATGGAATTGGTAGAATTTTGGCCGGAGTTTTGAAATTTCGGCTATCTAATCTCGATGCAAAATTTTTTAGTTTCTGATGCAATCTAGGAGATGAACAAAGTCTTTGATCGTTGATCTGATTAGAAGGTTGAAAAAATTTCGTTGAGACCAACTCCGCTAATCCCAAACTGGTTTGGTGCTAAGCGTTCTTAAGTGCAAAAGTAAATCAAATCTAAATATCTtatgaataatttttaattattcggCGTCCAAGAAAGTTTTGAAcgtcaatacaaaaattttaaaacttccgctacgTCTTGAGTGAAAGAAAATGATACATTAACATATCAAACATAATAGTAGAGTTTGATGCTCTTTTAATTGTTGATGTTTTAAATAGCTATGTTTCAGATTCTTCTAGTCTGAGTTTCATTCTGCATCGACCACAGTCGGCCAAACTTCTAAATGAATGAAACGTCCTTTCAATAATCTTTTTATGAAGGAAGAACTTAATCTCGatcagaatcaaatcaaatcttaaACTTATCTCAAAAGATATTGCAACATAatctaaaacatatttttttttaatcaagaaTATCATTAATCTTTATTATCTAATTCAACACATCTCTAACATCAGAAATATTCTTTTGGGATAGATTCTCTTACTTTTATCTCAAAGATAATTtccaattcaaaaaaaaaaattctaaactaATTATCTATACGTTCCAAATTTTCATCTTTATCCAATGTTTCCAAAAAATAATCATGAATATCTTCAAGATATCAAACaaataatgtcaaatattttcaaaacttgcaaacaattattttgaatttcttgaaccaaatatatcacaaaaatcaagtcaaccaaaaatatcatttaacgtACAGAATGTTTTTAGTAAATTTACTAATTACCCTTTTTTCAAGTATTGGTAGTATATTTGATTCTGAATTTTTATATCACTAATTTTtagatgaaattttatttttttaagcattAGTATTGATTTATGGGTAAATTAGAGAAAAATCATCAGTTTAAGTTTCACTTACTCTCTATGACATAAAATTTTAGTACGAACTCCCCAATtttgaaaaacaagaagaaattctAGGAACATTAAATGATATTCCAACAATAATTTAAACTCTAGAACGATAACCAAGTTTTATTAAAAGGATATCAGAAACAAGGTTATCAACATTCTTTAGTACTGAAACCCTTATTACACCAAAGAGGGGAGACCAAGGTCATGCTAAAACCTTTAACTGACGAATAAAAAGGTATCAATCTGATTAAAACTGGCTTAGGAAAAAAATTAAGCTGATGACAACTATAGAAATGACTGGTCTCGAAGATCTTCAAGACCTTGTAGAATCTTTATCCGAAGATTAATATAACAAGAGGTCGACCTCCCTAACATCTTAGTCGTCTTCCCATGAATTACTaagagaaagtgtgggatctcataataaaaatatgagagaatccaaACAGATTTCTAAGTAGGTGGAGAAACACATCTAGCGAGAACAAGatcaaggagaaatcaaattctcttGCACCAAACACCATATGAGAAGTCTGTTTTAGAACCAGTACATCCttatggggttatgcttaaTCTTGATGTACtggatttcaaaaacagagaagctCTCATAGATAACTAGACATCAGTTATGAGAATCGCAGCATacacacttgatctcaacaaaaAGATATTCATTAAACTTCTATGAATGAGTTTGATGGGATTAGTTAAAATCGCCTAGGACAAAAAGATACTTTGCGACTAGTGGATACATGATCTAATAAAAAGGAGTTTgatcaaaattatttaaatttcacTCAATAATATATAGCTAATATATATAGTATTGATATGTTGCACACCCACCATTCTAACATCCGTGCTCATTAATGACGTGACATTTATCTATTGAATGTGATGAAGCATATCCAAATTGTACATTAGGCAACATGGATGTGGCCACGGTAAGTGGacaacatataaaaaatgtgtatatatatatatacacacacactaatcgtgcacacttatgtgagcaccaATGAGATGACACTCACCTATTAAATGTCATGAAGTATAGAAAATTGAAACCAACAAGTGAATGTCAAATTTCAGCTTTAGTTATACATCTTTcgatttttggtaatttaataatttttcatcggGAGTACTGATATGACATTATACACGTTAGCATCACGTCAGAAAAAGGctgaaattataaacaaaaaaagataatggattaaaactaaaatttgacaacataaatGACCAAGATCGCAAAAATACAAACATACAGTACGAATGAAATAATTTCCCACATATACTTTGTAACTATTGATTGACCCGTAAATATTGTGTGTGTTAGATATGATGCATTGCCATCTTAGAAAAATCAACAATACATTATTCTACAAGCCTCGCTCAGAGAATCCCCTGTTATGAAAGCACCATTAATGGTCGCTTGCTTTGGAATTCATCACCAGCTCCCAGCGCTCAGAACAAGAAGGTCCGAGGGGACTAGTTTGTCCCCTTTGCTGCGCATCGCCGCCTTGACATTCTCTAGCTTCGTCTCCGACTCTACGTGTCGAGTTTAGTTCTTGAGCATTGACGGATCCATCGTGGTCCGAATCCACAATACGAAAGGCTTGCATGCAGGGGCGGAGCTACATAGGTACATAGCCCGAGgtggcccaattttttttaaaaaaaattatatgtaaattttgaaataatatgatattagcccggatagatcaatttaaaatattaaaatattttagagtttaaaaattttagtccGGATAAAGTCATATTTTTGACTCCGCCACTACTTGCATGAGGCTCAAGGCATACTCTACTGCCTGGATTTGTCTGTGGTAGGAAAGGCCTGAATAGGCATCAGTACCAGGCAGGGTTGGATGACTGGATTTGTCACATATTAGGCCCttcattaaaaacaaaatttatatttcaaagatCTTTACGACATTATTTGTAAttataaaacttttttttttaatttttttaatggagAAGGTAATATGTCAtacatgttaaaatgttaaattattttcatatttatttagaGTTTTTGTAATTGTGATAAACCTCGATGGAGACATTTTTATGTTTGACTTGGAAACTAGAACATAgaaaatttaatcataaattATCAATGTTACATGTTCTTATTAGAGATTCACACCCTTACAAAAAGAGGATAACACCAACCACATACTagattatttatatatacttattctacatgatatatatggattagtatatatatatactaaattTCAAACAAGTGCATTCACAATCAATTCCAAATCTTGAAAACTTATAGTTCCATTCCCATCTCCACCTAGTGAAGCCACAATATCTTCACAATCATCCAAAGACAACTCAATCCCCACATTTTCTATGACTTCACAAAGCTCTTCCCCTGACACCAAATCATCCCCTTTCAAATTCAGTTCTTGCAAACCACTTTTAAGCACGCTCGCGAAATCGCCAAATCCCAGGTTTTGCACGTTCAAATTGAGGAACTCCGATATACTCAATAGCCCATCTTTGTTTGTGTCCCCCTTCTGCATCATGTCGTCGATATACTGTTCACTTAGGTTGTACCCAAGTGATCCCATGATCCCGTTCAGTTCTTGAACGTCGATCGAACCATCATTGTCCGAGTCAAAGGCATGGAAGGCTTCTACTAGCCTTAAGGCTTGTGTTAGTGGCT includes these proteins:
- the LOC140975856 gene encoding probable calcium-binding protein CML29; translated protein: MAHSILTEIEPLTQALRLVEAFHAFDSDNDGSIDVQELNGIMGSLGYNLSEQYIDDMMQKGDTNKDGLLSISEFLNLNVQNLGFGDFASVLKSGLQELNLKGDDLVSGEELCEVIENVGIELSLDDCEDIVASLGGDGNGTISFQDLELIVNALV